From the Candidatus Krumholzibacteriota bacterium genome, one window contains:
- a CDS encoding PEP/pyruvate-binding domain-containing protein, with protein sequence METKKNMMDRYVLSLDSREAGISALCGNKTAALSVLINSGISVPPGFCVTSEAYRKFIRDNGLEGVIVMETARKPLEEMRWEEMWDASLRIRSAFLKSEVPDDILAALENKMGDWLGDKGLAVRSSSLLEDTAGGSFAGLHESVINVRGFEDFVEALVSVWASLWSDAVFAYAKELGIEEKDSSMAVVVQEMIEGERSGVAFGRNPNNRNQSVIEAVFGLNKGMVDGEVQPDRWVLDRKTGDLITLERAEHDRRVVAARSGVRFEQVDVEEAAMLPLSEEEVQEIFRTVLQVEEIFGSAQDVEWTIRGDSLFLLQSRPITTGDILEGDDRRAFDLSLRKSFETLRKMSDRIENDIVPEMISEADELFDTDLSNPGDSELADEISSRNTLYSKWEKIYWDEFIPFAHGVRLFGRVYNDRLKPDDPYEFVDLLSASETLSVKRNRMLEELAGELKEIPGLRDKELEDLGGGINERLEEFIGKFGKLSCEGGKCDDEKKSLLGLIRELAISGRPDRKTRKRLKDKEERELLEDKFLESFPEEEKGFASELLDIARHSYRLRDDDNIYLGRFERALNLAVDEARRRMGDRCRDFAACRDAKEIERALRDPDYVPNVDSAAVEDERDKDVTARQLRGQPAGEGIARGTARVIESAEDLFNVRDGEILVCDSIDPNMTFVIPLVSGIVERRGGMLVHGAIIAREYGLPCVTGVTNATGAVRTGDRLTVDGYDGLVIIHRD encoded by the coding sequence ATGGAAACTAAAAAAAATATGATGGATCGATACGTGCTCTCCCTTGATTCAAGGGAAGCTGGAATCAGCGCTCTTTGCGGCAACAAGACAGCCGCACTCTCAGTTCTTATTAACAGCGGGATATCCGTCCCGCCCGGGTTCTGTGTAACCTCGGAAGCCTACCGGAAGTTCATCCGGGATAACGGGCTCGAAGGGGTTATTGTTATGGAGACTGCCCGAAAGCCGCTGGAGGAGATGCGCTGGGAAGAGATGTGGGACGCTTCACTTCGTATACGCAGCGCCTTCCTCAAGTCTGAAGTGCCGGACGATATTCTGGCCGCTCTGGAGAATAAGATGGGAGACTGGCTCGGGGATAAGGGGTTGGCAGTCAGATCATCTTCCCTTCTCGAGGACACAGCCGGGGGTTCTTTCGCTGGACTTCATGAATCAGTGATTAATGTCCGCGGTTTTGAAGATTTTGTGGAGGCGCTTGTCAGCGTATGGGCTTCTCTCTGGTCGGATGCGGTATTCGCATACGCAAAAGAGCTGGGGATAGAGGAGAAGGATAGTTCAATGGCGGTTGTGGTTCAGGAGATGATCGAGGGGGAACGGTCCGGTGTGGCATTCGGAAGAAATCCCAATAATCGCAATCAGAGTGTGATAGAAGCTGTTTTCGGCCTGAACAAGGGTATGGTTGACGGAGAAGTACAGCCCGACCGGTGGGTGCTGGACAGGAAAACCGGGGATCTGATCACTCTGGAACGTGCCGAGCACGACCGCCGGGTGGTGGCGGCAAGAAGTGGGGTAAGATTCGAACAGGTCGATGTTGAAGAAGCAGCCATGCTCCCACTCTCGGAAGAGGAGGTGCAGGAGATATTCAGAACTGTCCTGCAGGTTGAGGAGATATTCGGTTCTGCTCAGGATGTCGAGTGGACCATCCGGGGTGATTCCCTTTTTCTTCTTCAATCCAGGCCGATAACCACTGGAGATATCCTGGAGGGGGATGATCGCCGGGCTTTTGACCTGAGCCTGAGGAAAAGCTTCGAAACTCTGAGGAAGATGTCTGATCGAATAGAGAACGATATTGTGCCGGAGATGATATCCGAAGCTGATGAACTCTTTGATACAGACCTTTCCAATCCGGGAGACAGTGAACTTGCCGACGAGATTTCGAGCAGGAATACTCTTTACAGTAAATGGGAAAAGATCTACTGGGACGAATTCATCCCCTTCGCCCACGGTGTACGCCTGTTCGGAAGAGTCTACAACGACCGGCTTAAACCGGATGATCCGTATGAATTCGTGGACCTTCTCTCAGCATCGGAGACGCTGAGCGTAAAGCGGAACAGAATGCTTGAAGAACTGGCAGGAGAGCTGAAAGAGATACCCGGGCTTCGGGATAAAGAACTGGAAGATCTCGGCGGAGGGATAAATGAACGGCTGGAAGAGTTTATCGGTAAATTTGGCAAGCTCTCCTGTGAGGGCGGAAAATGTGACGATGAGAAAAAGTCTCTCCTTGGTTTGATCAGGGAGCTGGCAATTAGCGGCCGTCCGGATAGGAAGACTCGAAAAAGGTTGAAAGATAAGGAGGAAAGGGAACTGTTGGAGGATAAGTTCCTCGAGAGCTTCCCCGAAGAGGAGAAGGGATTCGCCTCAGAGCTCCTTGATATCGCCCGGCACAGCTACCGGCTTAGAGACGATGATAATATATACCTGGGAAGGTTCGAGAGAGCATTAAACCTTGCTGTTGATGAAGCTCGGAGACGCATGGGAGACCGCTGTAGAGATTTTGCGGCCTGTAGAGACGCGAAGGAGATTGAACGGGCTCTTCGAGATCCGGATTACGTGCCCAATGTAGATTCAGCCGCGGTTGAAGATGAGAGAGATAAGGATGTTACCGCAAGGCAGCTCCGGGGACAGCCCGCCGGGGAAGGGATCGCGCGGGGAACTGCGAGAGTTATCGAATCGGCTGAAGATCTTTTCAATGTCAGGGATGGGGAAATACTGGTCTGCGATTCAATAGATCCGAATATGACCTTCGTAATACCACTGGTCTCCGGCATAGTCGAGAGAAGGGGAGGAATGCTCGTACACGGAGCGATAATTGCGCGGGAGTACGGGCTCCCCTGTGTGACAGGAGTTACCAACGCTACCGGAGCTGTGCGGACCGGGGACCGATTGACCGTGGACGGATATGACGGCCTTGTAATAATCCACCGCGATTAA
- a CDS encoding pyridoxamine 5'-phosphate oxidase family protein: MTDESSEIREYIRKLLRSQKLMVLASEGPEYPYCNLVGFTFTEDLRNFVFITGRDSRKYRNIKANSRVSLLLDNRKNSVEDFRKAAAVSVFGEAEEIEGSDLEKFKDLYLKRNPHLRQFVNSPYTSLIRVNVRKYILVRRFQEVVELTME; this comes from the coding sequence TTGACAGACGAAAGTTCAGAGATACGAGAGTATATAAGGAAACTTCTGAGAAGTCAGAAGCTGATGGTCCTGGCCTCGGAGGGTCCCGAGTATCCATACTGCAACCTGGTGGGATTCACTTTCACTGAGGACCTGCGAAATTTTGTCTTTATCACCGGGCGGGACAGCCGGAAATACAGGAATATCAAGGCCAACAGCAGGGTTTCCCTTCTTCTGGACAACCGTAAGAACAGTGTGGAGGATTTCAGAAAAGCGGCGGCGGTGAGTGTTTTCGGAGAGGCGGAAGAAATCGAAGGCAGTGATCTGGAGAAGTTCAAAGATCTTTACCTGAAAAGGAATCCTCACCTGCGCCAGTTCGTAAACTCTCCCTATACATCGCTGATAAGGGTAAATGTAAGAAAATATATTCTGGTAAGAAGGTTCCAGGAAGTTGTGGAACTTACCATGGAATAG
- a CDS encoding TspO/MBR family protein, with the protein MGFVLWVLASLSAGWVGSRFMPGEWYASLVKPSWNPPGAVFAPVWTVLYILMGVAAWLVWKKEGFSRAKAALVLFISQLVLNAIWSYLFFGAQQPMWAFFEIVLLWIFIVMTMVSFWRVRPAAGALFIPYVCWVGFALILNLQLWRLNS; encoded by the coding sequence TTGGGGTTTGTACTGTGGGTGCTTGCGTCTCTGTCGGCGGGCTGGGTTGGATCCCGGTTCATGCCCGGTGAGTGGTACGCCTCTCTGGTGAAACCTTCCTGGAATCCGCCGGGTGCTGTATTCGCTCCAGTTTGGACGGTTCTTTACATTTTGATGGGTGTCGCCGCATGGTTGGTCTGGAAGAAGGAGGGGTTCTCCCGAGCTAAAGCCGCGCTGGTGCTTTTTATCAGCCAGCTGGTACTGAATGCGATTTGGTCTTATCTGTTCTTCGGGGCTCAACAACCCATGTGGGCATTCTTCGAAATCGTTCTTCTGTGGATCTTCATTGTGATGACCATGGTTAGTTTCTGGAGGGTGAGACCAGCCGCGGGGGCCCTGTTTATTCCGTATGTATGCTGGGTTGGATTCGCTCTGATTCTCAACCTGCAGCTGTGGCGGCTGAACAGCTGA
- a CDS encoding C4-type zinc ribbon domain-containing protein, whose product MRNNSRLLIALQDLEIMIREMKDKSNARELEDMGFEISGLEELEKARSELAEQVSPSILNRYEKLAKRYKVAILPITGDKCLGCFVKLPTSFFSSSSADMLLTCENCGRLLYIP is encoded by the coding sequence TTGAGAAATAACTCCAGACTCCTGATCGCGCTCCAGGACCTTGAGATAATGATCAGGGAAATGAAAGATAAATCAAATGCCAGGGAACTTGAAGATATGGGATTTGAAATATCAGGTCTCGAAGAATTGGAAAAGGCTCGTTCCGAGCTGGCTGAACAGGTTTCTCCATCAATACTTAACCGGTATGAAAAACTTGCCAAACGTTATAAAGTAGCAATACTGCCTATTACGGGTGACAAATGCCTTGGTTGTTTTGTTAAACTACCTACATCCTTTTTTTCCTCCTCTTCGGCAGATATGCTTCTAACGTGCGAGAACTGCGGAAGACTGCTGTATATCCCCTGA
- a CDS encoding PTS sugar transporter subunit IIA, whose amino-acid sequence MSSKVKENMRSEKLISLFEDDLCLFHLRSRKKNSILEEMTEHLEKTGKVSDKELIMKMLKNRESLGSTGLGKGVAFPHGKSLAIKELTILFGKSNAGVDFDSLDGKPTRIFFLILAPSNRDAETYLELLSDLLNLIKQPDKLKKLHEVEDFESLINLLGGNET is encoded by the coding sequence ATGAGTTCTAAAGTTAAGGAAAACATGAGATCTGAGAAACTTATATCATTATTCGAAGATGACCTTTGTCTTTTCCACCTGCGTTCCAGAAAAAAGAATTCCATACTCGAAGAAATGACCGAGCACCTCGAGAAAACGGGAAAAGTTTCAGACAAAGAACTTATAATGAAAATGCTAAAAAACCGCGAAAGCCTCGGCAGCACGGGCCTTGGCAAAGGAGTTGCTTTTCCACACGGTAAATCTCTGGCAATCAAGGAACTTACTATTCTTTTCGGCAAATCCAACGCCGGTGTGGATTTCGATTCCCTGGACGGTAAACCTACACGAATATTCTTTCTAATACTTGCCCCTTCTAACAGAGACGCTGAAACATACCTTGAATTGCTGAGCGACCTTTTAAACCTAATCAAACAACCGGATAAATTGAAAAAACTCCATGAAGTTGAAGATTTTGAAAGCTTGATAAATCTCCTTGGAGGTAATGAAACTTGA
- the rsgA gene encoding ribosome small subunit-dependent GTPase A yields the protein MNEIKEGFVIRKKGANYYVVSGGREVKCFLRGKFRISGDRDSVIPVVGDNVKFRKIGNSGSDDAAGLILSVGARKSVFERSSSFGTGRRKILGSNLDYIFLVHSVTEPDLNLRLIDRMIVSAEHGGIEPVLCINKIDLSDNPEALKKEMSPYMNMGYEVLFCSVLDGSGIEEFREILGGKRSLMAGPSGAGKTSIIAKLQPELELKVGTISSKTGKGKHTTSHFELHPLNSGGYLGDTPGIREFGINHIEKNQLQLYFRDFSDFRTSCRFSTCIHDHEPGCGVKKALKDGLISERRYDSYIRMLKSLSGNQRDF from the coding sequence ATGAATGAAATAAAAGAGGGGTTTGTAATAAGAAAAAAAGGAGCTAATTATTATGTTGTAAGCGGGGGCAGGGAGGTGAAGTGTTTCCTTCGGGGGAAGTTCAGGATCAGCGGGGATCGTGATAGCGTAATTCCGGTTGTGGGTGATAATGTTAAATTCAGAAAGATTGGCAATTCAGGTTCTGATGATGCCGCGGGCCTTATATTATCGGTTGGCGCGCGTAAGTCTGTTTTCGAGAGAAGCAGTTCTTTCGGTACGGGAAGAAGAAAAATCCTCGGTTCCAATCTCGATTATATTTTTCTAGTACATTCCGTGACTGAACCTGATTTAAATCTAAGGCTTATTGACAGAATGATTGTTTCCGCTGAGCACGGTGGAATTGAGCCGGTGTTATGTATTAATAAGATTGATCTGTCAGATAATCCGGAAGCGCTAAAAAAAGAAATGAGCCCCTATATGAATATGGGATACGAGGTTTTATTCTGCAGTGTGCTGGATGGCAGTGGAATAGAGGAGTTTCGTGAAATTCTTGGGGGCAAGAGATCTTTGATGGCCGGCCCTTCGGGTGCCGGCAAAACCTCCATTATAGCCAAGCTTCAGCCTGAGCTGGAATTGAAGGTCGGCACTATAAGTTCAAAAACCGGTAAGGGGAAGCACACTACGAGCCATTTCGAGCTGCATCCGTTGAATTCCGGAGGTTATCTTGGTGACACGCCGGGAATAAGGGAATTTGGTATTAATCATATTGAGAAAAATCAGTTGCAGCTTTATTTCAGGGATTTTAGTGATTTTCGGACAAGCTGCCGCTTCTCGACCTGTATTCATGACCATGAACCGGGCTGCGGCGTGAAGAAAGCCTTAAAAGATGGGCTGATTTCGGAAAGAAGGTATGACAGTTATATTAGAATGCTGAAGAGCCTATCTGGGAATCAGCGTGATTTTTAA
- a CDS encoding serine/threonine-protein kinase: MDQHNYRILNTIAKGGTSVLYKAVQTSLDRKVAVKKLHPELTSSPEVARRVDLCVKAAASLEHENIVRIIDSGTVKETYFIITEYIDGLSLRDLMRRNGRIDEKISLLITHRVCRGLDFAHRRGIIHRDIKPSNIMIKRDGSIKITDFGLAEFRNVRIDRASSETKLETSCLSLEPPIDEKPDNRNDIFSLGAVCYEMLTGKTPFPGNNYTSAAENIPASTPPIPSKNSSDISRNTDSIVMKAISRNPDNRFKSAGEMAEKIESLLSNKTILSSEAILKEYAFKERGAAVHESTKYKSKKKKALPLTIAAVIAGFVLIGFYPGIATKINTTVKRAIFQNPAPPSKEKLSGASNIAAGTQIKIFDAIRDNNKAKTDNTNSTKEEPLSTAVEKTAVNSDSPGNTNAVKMERNKTPEKITETNEAPPAAPANPTGFIDIHTRPEAAIFIDGKQEIFGSQLGPKSISAERHTILIRRADYRDYSEVITVKADELSKRRITLRKLTGKIEFSTQAGVKIFIAGKYTGTTPLSSPLVVESGEHRVKLVKKGYMRWENEVEVQAEETLRLKITLIPR; encoded by the coding sequence ATGGACCAGCACAATTACAGGATACTGAACACAATAGCTAAAGGCGGCACCTCAGTGTTGTATAAAGCTGTTCAAACCTCCCTCGACAGAAAGGTCGCGGTAAAAAAACTGCATCCCGAACTGACGTCCAGTCCGGAGGTTGCCCGCAGGGTTGATCTGTGTGTGAAAGCGGCCGCGAGTCTCGAACACGAAAATATAGTGAGAATCATAGATTCCGGAACTGTGAAAGAAACATATTTTATAATAACCGAATATATAGACGGCTTGAGCCTCAGAGATCTCATGCGGAGGAACGGCCGTATCGATGAAAAAATATCTCTTCTCATCACCCATCGAGTATGCAGGGGGCTCGACTTCGCCCACCGGCGGGGAATCATTCACAGAGATATAAAACCATCAAACATAATGATTAAAAGAGACGGCAGCATCAAAATAACAGATTTCGGCCTGGCTGAATTTAGAAACGTCAGGATAGATCGGGCCAGCTCAGAAACAAAGCTTGAAACTTCCTGTTTATCTTTAGAGCCCCCAATAGATGAAAAGCCTGATAATAGAAATGATATCTTTTCCCTGGGAGCAGTTTGTTATGAAATGCTCACTGGAAAAACGCCGTTTCCCGGAAATAATTACACCTCCGCCGCTGAGAATATTCCCGCTTCCACACCGCCTATACCGTCAAAGAATTCTTCAGATATCAGCAGGAACACGGATTCAATAGTAATGAAAGCCATAAGCCGTAATCCGGATAACAGATTCAAATCCGCCGGAGAAATGGCTGAAAAAATAGAATCCCTTCTGAGTAATAAGACCATTCTCTCCAGCGAAGCTATCTTAAAGGAATACGCCTTCAAAGAAAGAGGTGCCGCCGTGCACGAAAGCACTAAATACAAATCTAAGAAGAAGAAAGCCCTGCCGCTTACCATCGCGGCTGTTATTGCCGGATTCGTACTTATCGGATTTTATCCCGGAATAGCAACAAAAATCAACACAACCGTAAAAAGAGCAATCTTTCAAAATCCGGCTCCGCCCTCAAAAGAGAAACTCTCGGGCGCCTCTAATATAGCAGCCGGTACGCAGATCAAGATATTTGACGCTATCAGGGATAATAACAAAGCGAAAACGGACAACACGAACAGCACAAAAGAAGAACCGCTTTCAACAGCAGTTGAAAAAACCGCGGTTAACTCTGATTCTCCCGGTAACACAAACGCTGTAAAAATGGAACGGAACAAAACTCCGGAAAAGATAACCGAAACGAATGAAGCGCCCCCCGCGGCTCCGGCAAATCCCACAGGATTTATTGATATTCACACAAGACCTGAGGCCGCTATTTTCATAGACGGAAAGCAGGAAATCTTCGGAAGTCAACTCGGCCCTAAATCAATCAGCGCCGAAAGACACACGATTTTGATCAGGAGAGCAGATTACCGGGACTACTCTGAGGTTATAACCGTAAAAGCCGACGAACTCTCTAAAAGGAGAATTACTCTGAGAAAATTAACTGGTAAAATTGAATTTTCCACTCAAGCGGGCGTTAAAATATTCATTGCCGGCAAATATACAGGAACAACACCGCTTAGTTCTCCTCTGGTCGTCGAATCCGGAGAGCATAGAGTCAAACTCGTTAAAAAAGGGTATATGAGATGGGAAAACGAGGTAGAAGTGCAAGCCGAAGAAACTCTGCGGTTAAAAATCACGCTGATTCCCAGATAG
- a CDS encoding metallophosphoesterase family protein, translating to MKYLVFSDIHGNLESFEEILEEAETIHPDMIISLGDVVGYGADPGKCIELVEEYAQIKICGNHDMAAAGLISTADFNSVARESIRWTSDILNERQLKALKKYEPAYHYGDCIFSHASPLSPLKWEYILDISQATKIFKHFNEKFIFIGHTHIPGIISYGENEGARIIRNTLTHINPKKRYLINTGSVGQSRDGMNAGSFTVLDTVRGIINQRRVKYDFTPTQGKILAAGLPGILASRLETGE from the coding sequence ATGAAATATCTTGTTTTCTCAGATATACACGGGAATCTTGAATCCTTTGAAGAGATTCTCGAAGAGGCAGAAACAATACATCCCGATATGATAATCTCACTTGGAGATGTTGTCGGTTACGGCGCGGATCCCGGAAAATGTATAGAACTTGTTGAAGAATACGCTCAGATCAAAATCTGCGGGAATCACGACATGGCGGCCGCGGGTTTGATATCCACCGCCGATTTTAATTCCGTTGCCAGAGAATCTATCAGGTGGACATCTGATATTCTGAACGAAAGACAGCTGAAGGCTTTAAAAAAATACGAACCTGCATACCATTATGGAGATTGCATATTCTCGCACGCCTCACCCCTCTCTCCCCTCAAATGGGAATATATACTTGACATCTCTCAGGCGACAAAAATATTCAAACATTTCAATGAGAAATTTATCTTCATCGGACACACCCACATTCCGGGAATTATAAGTTATGGAGAAAATGAGGGAGCGAGAATCATCAGAAATACACTGACCCATATCAATCCGAAGAAACGTTATTTAATAAACACGGGAAGTGTCGGACAATCCCGTGACGGAATGAACGCCGGCAGTTTTACCGTACTTGATACTGTCAGAGGAATAATAAATCAGAGACGAGTGAAATACGATTTTACTCCGACTCAGGGGAAGATACTGGCCGCCGGACTCCCCGGCATTCTCGCGAGCAGGCTGGAAACGGGAGAATAA
- a CDS encoding cold shock domain-containing protein produces the protein MMQGKVKWFNENRGYGFIRQEDGKNIYVHYSDIVGEGFRTLSENENVEYELEEKFKGIQAVRVKKINQVK, from the coding sequence GTGATGCAGGGGAAGGTCAAGTGGTTTAATGAAAACAGAGGATACGGATTTATAAGACAGGAAGATGGAAAAAATATTTATGTACATTATTCTGACATTGTTGGAGAAGGGTTCAGAACTTTGAGCGAGAATGAAAATGTCGAGTATGAACTCGAAGAAAAGTTCAAAGGAATTCAGGCAGTCAGGGTAAAGAAGATAAATCAGGTTAAGTAG
- a CDS encoding tetratricopeptide repeat protein, with amino-acid sequence MKGRIMKICPLITQTSIIEDYGKESLVLEAEENEITKDENGKNDEESTDNNPFINPEVPEERKMEQKADETGTQEQKVHYIAKSFKGQVNCLRESCRFYDDEKEVCRFEELIRGISLRNEEMKETGKIVEALDEYREIQQENKKSISESLEKMQESNSEIKTGLIESFKEEVEEIKELFSSAIEENKVIIESISDIVAEKTEDLEESIKERDNNIESFRNDVSEWKETLHKNIETLESSLGKNKELTEELSANYSGIVKMVENQEQTLAEQKTKNNISEAKRINNAGVMAYHNGQYKKAEELFNRAIELNSEFTEAYNNLGLTHTETGEETKATEAFKKAIELNPELATTYNNLGYAFYRLESYSEAIEMYNEAINKSKNNSSAYTNLGNAYYKLDRIEEAIEAWEKAVEIDPANEKARRNLKRFYTEEENELSLG; translated from the coding sequence ATGAAAGGAAGAATCATGAAGATCTGTCCCCTTATAACGCAAACCAGCATAATTGAAGATTATGGAAAAGAATCACTGGTCCTGGAAGCTGAAGAAAACGAAATTACGAAAGATGAAAATGGAAAGAATGATGAAGAATCTACTGACAACAATCCCTTTATTAATCCGGAAGTGCCCGAAGAAAGGAAAATGGAACAAAAGGCAGATGAGACCGGCACACAGGAACAGAAGGTCCATTACATAGCGAAATCCTTTAAAGGACAAGTTAATTGTCTTAGAGAAAGCTGCAGATTTTATGACGATGAAAAAGAGGTCTGCCGCTTCGAGGAATTAATTCGCGGTATCTCCTTAAGAAATGAAGAGATGAAGGAAACGGGTAAAATAGTTGAAGCTCTCGATGAATACAGGGAAATCCAGCAGGAAAACAAGAAAAGCATTTCCGAATCGCTCGAGAAAATGCAAGAGAGTAATTCAGAAATAAAAACCGGTTTGATTGAATCTTTCAAAGAAGAGGTCGAGGAGATAAAAGAATTATTCTCCTCAGCGATTGAGGAAAATAAGGTAATTATTGAATCAATCTCCGATATAGTTGCCGAAAAAACAGAGGACCTTGAAGAAAGCATTAAAGAAAGAGACAACAACATTGAATCATTCAGAAATGATGTATCCGAGTGGAAAGAAACACTTCACAAGAATATCGAAACGCTTGAATCGAGCCTCGGGAAGAATAAGGAACTAACTGAAGAACTCTCTGCCAATTACTCTGGAATTGTGAAAATGGTCGAGAATCAGGAACAGACTCTGGCTGAACAGAAAACGAAAAACAATATTTCAGAAGCGAAACGTATCAATAACGCAGGGGTTATGGCTTATCATAACGGTCAGTACAAAAAAGCTGAAGAGCTATTTAACCGGGCCATAGAACTCAACAGCGAATTTACGGAAGCGTATAATAATCTTGGTCTGACACATACTGAGACCGGTGAAGAGACAAAAGCTACAGAAGCATTTAAGAAAGCGATAGAACTAAACCCCGAACTAGCGACAACGTATAACAATCTTGGATACGCCTTCTACAGACTTGAATCCTATTCCGAGGCTATTGAAATGTACAACGAAGCAATAAACAAAAGCAAAAACAACAGCTCCGCATACACAAACCTTGGAAACGCCTATTACAAACTGGACAGAATCGAGGAGGCCATCGAAGCGTGGGAAAAGGCTGTTGAAATCGATCCGGCTAATGAAAAAGCGCGCCGGAACCTGAAACGTTTCTATACTGAAGAAGAAAATGAACTTTCTTTAGGGTAA